The genome window CGACGGTTTTCCGGTGCGCACCCTTTTCGCGCCGGATACCCACGGCCAGCAGCTCAGCCCCTTCCTGATGCTCGATCACGCCGGGCCGCGCGACTTCGTGCCGGGCATCCGACCACGCGGCGTCGGGGAGCATCCGCATCGCGGCTTCGAAACGGTGACCATCGTCTACGAAGGCGAGGTCTCGCATCGCGACTCCACGGGCGCGGGCGGCGACATCGGCCCCGGCGATGTGCAGTGGATGACCGCCGGCGCCGGCATTCTGCACGAGGAGTTCCACTCGCAGGCCTTCACGCGTCGCGGCGGCAGGCTGGAAATGGCGCAGCTATGGGTCAACCTGCCCGCGAAGGACAAGATGACCGTGCCGGGCTACCAGACGCTGCTTGCGGCCGATATTCCCGAGGTCGCGTTGCCGGATGCGGCTGGCCATCTGCGGGTCATCGCTGGCGTTTATGAGGGCAATGCCGGCCCGGCGCGTACCTTCAGCCCGATGGATGTCTGGGATCTGCGTCTGCAGCCCGGCGGACTGACGCGGCTGCCGGTGGCCGATGGCCGCACGCTGGCGGTGGTCGTGCTGCACGGCACCGTCGAGATCAACGGCGTGGAGCTTGCGCGCGAGGGTCAGCTCGTTGTGCTGGCGCGCGACGGTGCCGATGTCCAGATTGAAGCCAACGACGTGGCCACCCTGCTGCTGCTATCCGGGGAGCCCCTCGACGAGCCGATCGCCGCCTACGGGCCCTTCGTCATGAACAGCGACGACGAGATCCGTCAAGCGATCACCGACTTCCGCAGCGGCGACTTCGGGCGTATTGCGCCTTCGCCGGCCTGATGATCGTCAGCATGATGGTGGTACCGGCGGGCTCGGGGCCCGCCGGACGTCGATGGCCCGCCGTGCGTGCGACCGGCATGATGCGGAGCATTCGCCGCAGTCGTGATCTTCGTTTCGCCACGCAATAGGAGAAGAAATCATGAGCAGTGTGATGGAGCAGGACCAGCTGTCCGTCTCGACGGATTGCCCGGAGTGTCCTGGTCGCCCGGTGGCCGAGCGTATCGCCTCGCGGGAGAGCCAGCTCGGCGAGGGGCTGCTGATTCGCCGTGCGCTGCCTTCGAAGCAGCGGCGAATGGTGGGCGCCTGGTGTTTTCTCGACCACGCCGGGCCGATGGAATACGGCCCTGGCGAAGGCATCGCGGTGGGCCCGCACCCGCACATCGGGCTGCAGACCTTTAGCTGGATGATGGAGGGCGAAATTCTGCATCGCGACAGCCTGGGCGTAGAACAGATCATTCGCCCCGGGCAGGTGAATCTGATGACCGCCGGTCGCGGCATCGTGCACAGCGAGGACGCGGTCAGCGATGCGCCGGGCCGCATCCATCTCGCCCAGCTCTGGATTGCTCTGCCCGATGCCGAGCGTCATTGCGAGCCGGCTTTCGAGCATTATCCAGAGCTTCCCGTCGTTGATTCCAACGGATTCCGAACGACGGTGCTGGCCGGTTCGGCACTGGGCCGGACCTCCCCGGCCAGGGTCTACACGCCATTAATTGGTCTCGATCTGGAAAGCGCCGGTGCGACGCGCACGGCGCTGCCGCTGGAGCCCGCCTTCGAGCACGCCGCGCTCGTGCTGCGCGGGGCTGCAACAGTCGCAGGCGAGACGCTGGAGCCAGGATCGCTACTTTATCTCGGCACGGGCCGCCAGACGCTGGATGTTTCCTGCGACGAGGCCGCGCAGATTCTCATTGTCGGCGGCGTACCTTTCGAGGAGGAAATCCTCCTTTGGTGGAACTTCGTCGCGCGCGAGCCCGCGGAGATCGAGGAAGCCGTCGCCGACTGGAACGCGGGCCGGCGCTTTGCCCGCGATGTGGGGAGCCCCTCGAAGCCGCTGCGTGCTCCAGATCCGGCCGGCATCCGACTGAAGGCAGGCAGATCATGAAGACCATCGCCTCGCTCACCACGCGCAGTAGCGGCGCGCCCTGGCGTGCCGACATGCAAACCGGCGCCCACGCCCTCGTCGCCGACGAGCCCGCGACAGCCGGCGGGCAGGATGCCGGCCCGTCGCCCTACGGCTACATCCTCGCCGGTCTCGGCGCATGCACGGCCATGACGCTGCGCATGTACGCCCAGCGCAAGGGCTGGGAGCTGGGCGAGGTGGCGGTCGCGCTGACGTTGCGCAAGGACGATGAAGGCGCCACCCATATCGCCCGAGAGCTGACCTGCAGCGCTCCCCTCGACGAGGAACAATGGCAGCGCCTGCTCGACATCGCCGGCAAGACGCCCGTGACCCGGACCCTGATGGCGGGCAGCGCCATCACCACGCGGCGCGCGGCCCCGTGAAGGCGTTGCGCTTTGCGGCTACCGGTAGCCTTGAGGAACTGCGGTTGGAGAATGCGGCGGAGCCCGAGGTAGGGCCCGGGGAGGCATTGGTGGTCGTGAAGGCGGCGGGACTGCATCCCAGCGATGTGAAGAATGTACTTGGCCGCTTCCCCGACACGAGCTTGCCGCGTATACCGGGACGCGATGGCGCCGGTGTGGTGCTGCGCGGGCCGAAGGCCTGGGTCGGTCGAGAAGTCTGGTTCAGTGGCAGCGAGCTGGGTTTCCGCCGCGACGGGAGTCATGCGCAGCGTATTGTGCTTCCGGTGGCAGCGCTCTCGGCCAAGCCGGAGTTGCTCTCCTTCGAGCAGGCGGCGCGTTGCGGCGTGCCGCTGACCACGGCGCGGGACGCCCTTGAGCGCACCGGGGTGCGGCGAGGTACTCGGCTGCTCGTGATTGGTGCGGCGGGCGCGGTGGGTCGCGTCGCGCTGCAGCTCGGCCGGGCGCGCGGAGCCCAGGTGCTGGCTGCGGCACGCCGGCCCGAGCAATTGACGGCTTTGGCGGGCGCCGGTTTCGATACCGTCTCGTTGGTCGAGGGCGCGCCTCCGCTCGCTGATCAGGCGCAGAGACGCTTCGGTGACGGTGCCGATGTCGTCTTCGACACGACCGGATTCTGCTTGCCGGCGGCCATCGCGGCGCTATCGATCGGCGGCCGCGTCGCGGTCATCGCGGCGCCCGACGGGGGGCTCGTCGAGGTGCCGGTGCTCGACCTCTATCGGCGCGCCGGCAGCATTGTCGGTGTCAATTCCCTGTTGCACGACAGCGCGGCCTGCGCGCGCATGCTGGACCGCTTTTCCGCCGCGATCGATGGCGGGCAACTCGTCCTCGACCCGCAGCCCGCGACATGCACCCTCGGGGATGGGGTGGCGGCCTACGCATCGCTTGCCCACGGCGAAGCGAACGAGCTTGTCCTGCGGATGGCGTAACGGCGCGTACCCGCTGCCGAGGTTAGGATCAGACGGTGACGACCACCTTGCCGAATTGGGCGTTGGACTCCATGTAGCGGTGGGCCTCGACGATGTCGTCGAGGCTGAAGCGCTTGTCGTCGACGGTCGGCTTGAGATGGCCGCTCTCCAGGCCTTCGGTGACGAAGCTCTTGCCGCGCGCGAAGCGCTCGGGGTCGGCGATGACCTCGAAGAGGGTATAGCCGCGAAGAACCAGCCCCTTCTGCAGCGCCGGCATCAGCGGGAAGGGCGTGGGCGCGCCGGCGAGGCCGCCGTAGAGGAAGATCATTCCACCCGGGCCGGTGGCCTTGGCCAGTGATTCGACCTGTGGCCCGGCAACCGGGTCGAAGACGACGCGTGCACCTAGCCCGCGGGTGATGCGGTCGACCTCTGCCGCCAGATCCTGGTCACCGGTGACGACGTGCGTGGCGCCGGCGGCCTTCAGCGCGTCGACCTTCTCGGGCCCGCGCGTCGTGGCGATCGGTATCGCCCCCTGCTGCAGCGCGATCTGGATGGCAGCCAGGCCGACGCTGCTGGAGGCCGCCGGGATGATGACCGCCTCGTCCTGCCGGATCTGGGCGATGTCGATCAGCGCGCCGAAGGCTGTCAGGTAGGGCATCCAGATCGCCGCCGACTGCACGGCATCAAGGCCTTCCGGCCGATGCGTGCAGGCGTAGGCTGGCACGATGGCTTCCTCGCCGTAGACGCTGTAGTCGTTCATGGAAAAGGCCGGGATGATGCAGATGGCGTCGCCGGGGGCGTAATCCGTGACGCCTTCCCCGGTGGCTACGACGGTTCCGGAGGCTTCGTAGCCGACGCCCGATGGGAGATTCGGTGCTTCCAGGTAAGCGCCGTAGCGAAACATGATCTCGGCGCGATTCAGTCCGATGGCCTCGATTCTGGCGCGGAGTTCGCCGGCGCCGGGCTGGCCGATGTCGGCGTCCTCGATCTTCAGGACTTCGGGGCCACCGGTCTCGTGAAAGCGGACGACCTTGCTCATGGTTTCTCTCCTTCGGTTTCGGCTGGATTCGGTCAGGTTTGTTCAGGCCGCTGCGCTATCGGCCAGTGCCGGGTAGTCGGTGTAGCCGTGCTCATCACCACCGTAAAAGCTTTGTGGATCCGGTGTGTTGAGCGCCGCGCCGGCAGCGAGGCGTTCGGGCAGATCCGGATTGGCGATGTAGGCGCGGCCGAAGGCCACTGCGTCGGCGTCACCGGCAGCGATGGCGGTCTCGGCGCTGGCCGCGTCGTAGTCGGCGTTGACTACCAGTCGGCCCCTGTAGAGCGGCCGGAAATGCCGCGTCGGAATGGCGTGTCCGCCGTGGCGGATATCGGCTTCCACGGGTTCCAGCAAGTGGAGATAGGCCAGATCGTAGTCGTTCAGCTTCTTCACGAAGCTGTCGAAAGTGGTCTCGGGGTCCGAGTCGCGCATGTCGTTGAAGGTGCCGCTCGGTGACAGCCGGATGCCGACGCGACTGGCGGGCCAGACCGACAGCACGGCTTCCAGAACGGCCAGTGGCAGCCGCATGCGTTTCTCAAGGCTGCCGCCCCAGTCGTCGTGACGCTGATTCGTGCCGTCGCGCAGGAATTGATCCAGCAGATAGCCGTTCGCGTTGTGGATCTCGACACCGTCGAAGCCGGCGCTTCGCGCATTCTCGGCAGCCTGCCGATATTGCTCGATGATGCCGGGAATCTCCTCGGCTTCAAGGGCGCGTGGCGTTACGAAGTCCTGCGGTCCGTCGTAGGTCAATGCCTTTCCCGCGGGGCGAACCGCGCTCGGGGCGACCGGTAGCTCGCCCTTCGGTTGCAGCGAGGGGTGCGATATGCGGCCGACGTGCCAGAGTTGCATGAAGATGCGCCCGCCGGCTGCGTGTACCGCGTCGGTAACGCGCTGCCAGCCCGCGATCTGCGCTTCGCTGTGGATGCCCGGCGTGTTCGGGTAGCCGATCCCTTCCGGAGCGATCTGGGTAGCTTCGCTGATGATGAGCCCCGCCGATGCGCGCTGTTCGTAATAGCGTATGTTCATCGCTTGCGGCACGTTGCCGGTGCCGGCGCGGTTGCGCGTCAGTGGTGCCATCAGCACCCGGTTGGGCATGGCGATGTCGCCCAGTTGCAGGGGCTCGAAGAGGTACGGGTGGGGGGTGCTCATGTATGGACTCCTGTTTCTTCTGAATCCGAGTAGACCGGTCGGTTTAGGCCGGGGCAAATAAAAATCAGGCCCGCGCAAGCACGCGTTCGAAGAAGGTGTCGCGGAAGGCCTGCATTGGTTGCGGGTCGCGGGTGACCTTGGCGCGCAGCACCGCGCCCTCCCAGCCGACGAGGAGGAACTCGGCGAGTTGCTCCGGCTCGCTGTCCGGGGCGAGATCACCGCGCCGGCGCGCCGTCGCAAGGCATTCGGCGAAGCGTGCTGTCCAGCCCGAGAAGACTTCCTGCAGGCGCTCGCGGAATGCAGCGTTCTGCCCGGCGAGTTCCTGCGCGAGATTGCCCATCAGGCAGCCTCGCGCGAAATCGCCGGCGCCCATCTCCGTGATGCCAGCCTCCAGAAAGTTGCGCAGCCGCTCAAGCGGTGCGACGGCATCGTCGTCGAGGATGCGGTCGAGCTTGTCCTGATAGTGGGCGTCGAAATGCTCGATGACGGCGAGCCCGAAATCTTCCTTGCTGGCGAAGTAGTAATAGAAGGAGCCCTTGGGGACGCCTGCGGCGTCGAGGATCGCCTTGATGCCGGTGTTGTTGTAGCCCTGCGTACTGATCAGCTCCGCGCCCACCTGCAGAAGCTGGCTGCGCGTATCGGCGCGCCCGACTCGCGCTGGGCAGGAGCTGTTGGCTGTATCAGCGTTCATGCACGCCAGAATAGACCGGTCGTCTATATGTCGCAAGTGACGGGGCAGCGTGCTTCTTTTGAGGGTGAAGACCGGCGCTGGTCCGGCGGCGGCCGTTCCCTGGTCAGGGCCACGAGCCACAGGTCGCGCGCCGGGTGTCTGCGGTGTGTGGCCCGAAGCCTCGACATCGGCTGCATCCACATCCGGCACTGCCACGTAACTGAGTGTTGGAGGAGGTCGTTTCAGATCGGCTTGTGCCGCGTCGGCTTTCCTCCTTCGCAGTGCACCGAACCGAATGATGAGGAGTTGCAAGATGGCCAGATCGAAACTATCGACATCCGCCACCGGGGGTCTCCGGGCAGCGGTCGCTGCTGCAGCCTTGCTGGCTGCAGGCAATACATGGGCGACGGACTTCGTCGTGACCTCGCTCGCGGACAACACCGCCAGCGATGGTGACGTCACTCTGCGCGAGGCGTTGATCGCCGCGAGCACCAACGCGAGCGCTGGCGATGCGCCCGCTGGTGAAGTGGACGGCGACAGCATCACCTTCGCGCCGGGGCTGCTGGAACTCGCCGAGCCGACTATCACCCTTAACAGCAATCTAGGCGCGCTGAGTATCGACGACGATGTTGTTATCGACGGCAGCATCGGCCTGACAGGGCTGGTTTCGCTCACCGTCGATGCTGGCGGTATGCAGCGCGCCTTCAGCATCGACGCGAGCGGCGGCGCTGGCAGCATGCAGTCCGTGACGATCAGCAGCATCAACATCACCAACGGCGCCAGCGACAGCAGTGGCGGTGCGATGCAGATTGTCGCGGGCAGCGAGGTCGCGCTCGAAGACGTCAGCATTTCCGGGAGTGTCGCCAACGGCACGAATGCCGATCAGGGCGGCGGCGCCATCTTCAATGCCGGCACCCTCAGCATCAGCGGTGGCAGCTTCAACGGCAACAGCGCGCCCATGGGATCGGGCAGCGGCGGTGCGATTTTCAACGCCGGTAGCCTGAGCATCACCGATGCCACCCTCAGCGGCAACAGCTCGCAGCGCGCGGGTGGCGCCATTGAAGCCGTGGCTGGTTCCACCACAAGCCTTGACGGCGTCACGCTCAGCGAGAACCAGACCGGCCCGATGCCCGGCAACGGCGGTGGTCTGCACATCACCGGCGCCGGCGATGCCACCATCACCGGCGGCAGCGTCAGCGACAACAGCGCAGCCAACGAGGGCGGCGGCCTGTGGAACGGCTTCGGCAGCATGACCGTCAGCGGTACAACCGTGAGCGGCAACACGGCCAGCGGCGACGGCGCCGCCAACGGCGGCGGCGGCCTCTTCAACAACGCGGGCGCGCTGAATGTCAGCGGTGCGACCATCAGCGGCAACACTGCGGATGGCGAGTCCGGAAGCGGAGGTGGCATCCTCAACAAGGGCTCCGACGAGCGCAGCGGCACGCTGAGCGTGACCGACAGCGCTATCACCGGCAACAGCTCGAACCGCGCTGGTGGCGGCATCGAGGCCACCGACTTCACCGAGACCAGCCTCGACAACGTCACGCTGGCCGACAACACGACGGGCGCGAACCCGGGCAACGGCGGTGGCATGCACATCTCCGGCGCGGGCAACGCCAGCATCACCGGCGGCACGGTGTCGGGCAACACGGCTGCTCGCGAAGGCGGCGGTCTGTGGAACAGTGCCGGGCTGATGACCGTAGATGGCACGACCGTGAGCGAGAACGCGGCGAACGGCGATGCTGCCGACGACGGCGGTGGCGGCCTCTTTAACAGCACCGGTCGCATGGAGCTGTCCGACGTCACCGTGATCGGCAACACAGCTACCGGCATGGCTGGCAGCGGCGGCGGCGTCTTCAACCTCGGCCCGGATTCTGTAATGCCAGACCGCGGTGTGCTGATCGTCAGCGGCGGCGAGATCTCGGGCAATGCATCGTCGCGTGCCGGCGGCGGCATCGAGGCCACGCCAAACACCGAGACCACGCTGCAGGATGGGCTGATGCTCTCCGGGAACACGACCGGCGACAGCCCCGGCAACGGCGGTGGCATGCACATCACCGGCGCCGGCGACGCCACCATCTCGGGCATCACCGTTTCCGGCAACACCGCCGGCCGCGAGGGCGGTGGCCTCTGGAACGGCGCCGGCTTGATGACGCTGAGCAACAGCACGATCGCCGACAACACTGCAGAGGGTGACGCTGCCAATCAGGGCGGCGGTGGTCTGTTCAACCTCGCCGGCACGCTTGAGGTGACCGACACGATCATCACTGCCAACGACGCCAGTGGCGACGCGGGCAGCGGTGGCGGCATCCTCAACCTCGGCAACACGTTGACGGTGACCGGTGGCCGCATCGCCGGGAATACCGCGGTGCGCGCCGGCGGCGGCATCGAGGACAACAACACCGCTACTGAGGGTGTGGGTACGGCGATGGCCGACATCACCTTGCGCAATCTCACCATCGACGGCAACAGCACCGGCCCGTCGCCGGGTAACGGCGGAGCCTTTCACGTCACGGGCGGCAACGCCGTCATCGTGGTGGACCGCGTGACGACCTCGAACAACAGTGCGGCGAACGAAGGCGGAGGCTTCTGGAACTTCAACGAAGCCGACATGACCCTCGTCAACAGCACCGTCTCCGGCAACGACGCCGGTGCCGGCGGCGGTGGCGGCATCTTCAACCGGCCGCTTGGCAATCTCGGCATCGTCAATGTGACGGTGGCCGACAACACCACGACAGGCATGGGCGCCGGCCTGCTGAACAGCGACACCGGTGTCGTCACGGCTGCGAACAGTCTGTTCGTGGGCAACGGTGTTGCTGGCGCGACGATCGACGGCAGCGGTAGCAATCTGGTCGGCGCCCTTGCCGCCAACGGCGGCGATACGCAGACGCACGCCTTGATGGCCGGAAGCCCGGCCATCGACGCCGGCGACGATGCGGTCTGCCAGGGTATGCCGGTTAACGGTATCGATCAGCGCGGCGTGTCGCGCGACAACCCCGGCTGCGACATTGGCGCCTACGAGCTGGTCGACGGACCGGTGGCGGCGACCGCCAACAATTCGCCCGAGCAGGTCACAGCCGTGCCAGGCGATACCGGGGTGGTAGCGGTTGCCTTCAGCATCTCGCAACCGGCCAGCGCGGACGAGAATCTGCTCGTCGGCGGCTTCAGCGGGTCGCTGAGCAGCATGGGTGACATCGCTGGCCGGCTTGTCAACGCGCGTGTGGTTATCGACGCTAACGCTGACGGCATGCTCGACGGCGGTGATCAGCTTCTGGGCAACACCGATGCCACGGTTTCCGTGGATACGGCCGGTAATGCCTTCTCAGTGGCCTTCGCCAATGAGCGGGTACTGGCGCCCGGTAGCGACGAGAGCTACCTGCTGGTCGTCGACATCGCCCAGAGCAGCGCTGCGGCAAGCGGCGACTGGAAGCTGATGCTGGCCACCGGCGGTGCCGGCCTTCCGCTGTTGGCCGTGGGGCTGCTCGGGCTGCCGCGTCGTCGCGGCGCGATGGCGGCGCTGTTGCTCGTCGGCGGGCTCGGCCTGACGGCTTGTGATGGCACCTCGTCGCGCGTCAGCGAGGACGGGGTGTTGGCCGAGGCGCGCTTCAGCGTCGAGCAGGTCGACGCTACCGGCGCCATGAGCGGCATGCCCGCGCAGGGACTGACGCTGCCTCTCAAGGGGCCAAGCATCGTTATCGAGGAGTGATCTGAAGGCCTGATTCCCGCGTCAGCGGGCTGCGGCGCTGCCGGTCTCCGGCAGCGCCGTTTTTTATGCGCCGTGCCTTTTAGTCGACGAGCTGCTCACGCAGCCACTTGCCGCTGTCGGTCAACTCGCGGGCCGCACCTTCGAAGAGGCCGGCAAAGTTCATGAAGCCGTGGATGGTGTCGGCGTGCTCGACGAGGGTGACCGGGCTGCCGGCGGTCTTCAGCGCCTCGGCGTAAGCAATCCCCTCGTCGCGCAGTGGGTCGAAGCCGGCGACGACGACGCGCGAGGGTGGCAGGTTATCGTGGCGCTCGGCCTGCAAGGGTGCCAGGCGGGCCATGTCGATGGTGGAAGCATCCGGCAGATAGTGGCCGAAGAACCAGGCCATATCGTTGCGCGTCAGCAGGTAGCCCTCGGCGTTGTCGATCATCG of Algiphilus aromaticivorans DG1253 contains these proteins:
- a CDS encoding pirin family protein; this encodes MKAILGVYSTPERHWVGDGFPVRTLFAPDTHGQQLSPFLMLDHAGPRDFVPGIRPRGVGEHPHRGFETVTIVYEGEVSHRDSTGAGGDIGPGDVQWMTAGAGILHEEFHSQAFTRRGGRLEMAQLWVNLPAKDKMTVPGYQTLLAADIPEVALPDAAGHLRVIAGVYEGNAGPARTFSPMDVWDLRLQPGGLTRLPVADGRTLAVVVLHGTVEINGVELAREGQLVVLARDGADVQIEANDVATLLLLSGEPLDEPIAAYGPFVMNSDDEIRQAITDFRSGDFGRIAPSPA
- a CDS encoding pirin family protein, with the protein product MSSVMEQDQLSVSTDCPECPGRPVAERIASRESQLGEGLLIRRALPSKQRRMVGAWCFLDHAGPMEYGPGEGIAVGPHPHIGLQTFSWMMEGEILHRDSLGVEQIIRPGQVNLMTAGRGIVHSEDAVSDAPGRIHLAQLWIALPDAERHCEPAFEHYPELPVVDSNGFRTTVLAGSALGRTSPARVYTPLIGLDLESAGATRTALPLEPAFEHAALVLRGAATVAGETLEPGSLLYLGTGRQTLDVSCDEAAQILIVGGVPFEEEILLWWNFVAREPAEIEEAVADWNAGRRFARDVGSPSKPLRAPDPAGIRLKAGRS
- a CDS encoding OsmC family protein; the encoded protein is MKTIASLTTRSSGAPWRADMQTGAHALVADEPATAGGQDAGPSPYGYILAGLGACTAMTLRMYAQRKGWELGEVAVALTLRKDDEGATHIARELTCSAPLDEEQWQRLLDIAGKTPVTRTLMAGSAITTRRAAP
- a CDS encoding quinone oxidoreductase family protein gives rise to the protein MKALRFAATGSLEELRLENAAEPEVGPGEALVVVKAAGLHPSDVKNVLGRFPDTSLPRIPGRDGAGVVLRGPKAWVGREVWFSGSELGFRRDGSHAQRIVLPVAALSAKPELLSFEQAARCGVPLTTARDALERTGVRRGTRLLVIGAAGAVGRVALQLGRARGAQVLAAARRPEQLTALAGAGFDTVSLVEGAPPLADQAQRRFGDGADVVFDTTGFCLPAAIAALSIGGRVAVIAAPDGGLVEVPVLDLYRRAGSIVGVNSLLHDSAACARMLDRFSAAIDGGQLVLDPQPATCTLGDGVAAYASLAHGEANELVLRMA
- a CDS encoding zinc-dependent alcohol dehydrogenase family protein, which produces MSKVVRFHETGGPEVLKIEDADIGQPGAGELRARIEAIGLNRAEIMFRYGAYLEAPNLPSGVGYEASGTVVATGEGVTDYAPGDAICIIPAFSMNDYSVYGEEAIVPAYACTHRPEGLDAVQSAAIWMPYLTAFGALIDIAQIRQDEAVIIPAASSSVGLAAIQIALQQGAIPIATTRGPEKVDALKAAGATHVVTGDQDLAAEVDRITRGLGARVVFDPVAGPQVESLAKATGPGGMIFLYGGLAGAPTPFPLMPALQKGLVLRGYTLFEVIADPERFARGKSFVTEGLESGHLKPTVDDKRFSLDDIVEAHRYMESNAQFGKVVVTV
- a CDS encoding alkene reductase, whose product is MSTPHPYLFEPLQLGDIAMPNRVLMAPLTRNRAGTGNVPQAMNIRYYEQRASAGLIISEATQIAPEGIGYPNTPGIHSEAQIAGWQRVTDAVHAAGGRIFMQLWHVGRISHPSLQPKGELPVAPSAVRPAGKALTYDGPQDFVTPRALEAEEIPGIIEQYRQAAENARSAGFDGVEIHNANGYLLDQFLRDGTNQRHDDWGGSLEKRMRLPLAVLEAVLSVWPASRVGIRLSPSGTFNDMRDSDPETTFDSFVKKLNDYDLAYLHLLEPVEADIRHGGHAIPTRHFRPLYRGRLVVNADYDAASAETAIAAGDADAVAFGRAYIANPDLPERLAAGAALNTPDPQSFYGGDEHGYTDYPALADSAAA
- a CDS encoding TetR/AcrR family transcriptional regulator, with amino-acid sequence MNADTANSSCPARVGRADTRSQLLQVGAELISTQGYNNTGIKAILDAAGVPKGSFYYYFASKEDFGLAVIEHFDAHYQDKLDRILDDDAVAPLERLRNFLEAGITEMGAGDFARGCLMGNLAQELAGQNAAFRERLQEVFSGWTARFAECLATARRRGDLAPDSEPEQLAEFLLVGWEGAVLRAKVTRDPQPMQAFRDTFFERVLARA
- a CDS encoding beta strand repeat-containing protein, which codes for MTSLADNTASDGDVTLREALIAASTNASAGDAPAGEVDGDSITFAPGLLELAEPTITLNSNLGALSIDDDVVIDGSIGLTGLVSLTVDAGGMQRAFSIDASGGAGSMQSVTISSINITNGASDSSGGAMQIVAGSEVALEDVSISGSVANGTNADQGGGAIFNAGTLSISGGSFNGNSAPMGSGSGGAIFNAGSLSITDATLSGNSSQRAGGAIEAVAGSTTSLDGVTLSENQTGPMPGNGGGLHITGAGDATITGGSVSDNSAANEGGGLWNGFGSMTVSGTTVSGNTASGDGAANGGGGLFNNAGALNVSGATISGNTADGESGSGGGILNKGSDERSGTLSVTDSAITGNSSNRAGGGIEATDFTETSLDNVTLADNTTGANPGNGGGMHISGAGNASITGGTVSGNTAAREGGGLWNSAGLMTVDGTTVSENAANGDAADDGGGGLFNSTGRMELSDVTVIGNTATGMAGSGGGVFNLGPDSVMPDRGVLIVSGGEISGNASSRAGGGIEATPNTETTLQDGLMLSGNTTGDSPGNGGGMHITGAGDATISGITVSGNTAGREGGGLWNGAGLMTLSNSTIADNTAEGDAANQGGGGLFNLAGTLEVTDTIITANDASGDAGSGGGILNLGNTLTVTGGRIAGNTAVRAGGGIEDNNTATEGVGTAMADITLRNLTIDGNSTGPSPGNGGAFHVTGGNAVIVVDRVTTSNNSAANEGGGFWNFNEADMTLVNSTVSGNDAGAGGGGGIFNRPLGNLGIVNVTVADNTTTGMGAGLLNSDTGVVTAANSLFVGNGVAGATIDGSGSNLVGALAANGGDTQTHALMAGSPAIDAGDDAVCQGMPVNGIDQRGVSRDNPGCDIGAYELVDGPVAATANNSPEQVTAVPGDTGVVAVAFSISQPASADENLLVGGFSGSLSSMGDIAGRLVNARVVIDANADGMLDGGDQLLGNTDATVSVDTAGNAFSVAFANERVLAPGSDESYLLVVDIAQSSAAASGDWKLMLATGGAGLPLLAVGLLGLPRRRGAMAALLLVGGLGLTACDGTSSRVSEDGVLAEARFSVEQVDATGAMSGMPAQGLTLPLKGPSIVIEE